A stretch of Allostreptomyces psammosilenae DNA encodes these proteins:
- a CDS encoding ACP S-malonyltransferase, translated as MRHLYLFSGMAGVQGPPLAALRALYARPENARYFTGAAEAVARVLDHVGADAYRRELPGGIPLTAWLRGDTPDAGAMEHSIVDGLFAHIYQLCLLQPAVGRAAGERPAPVAAIGHSLGLIGAMAAGLGMTSRREYTAFCHDLIAMTALTLIRCHQSAPPRTGAATPMAAVLGMPTERVRELVAGTPVHLALANSDRSHVLAGDPADLAELRTRHARRLAEPGVQWTYLRSTAPFHTPLLEPAVRAALEDRHFMTFPLTGDRLAIPVYVADSPVNLQHRGDLLPEVIAHGVCRPLDWPGTVRAAIDGCRPDQIVDFGPGPSARVFTRETLRGSHNGLRYRSIPAPTA; from the coding sequence GTGCGACACCTATACCTGTTCAGTGGCATGGCGGGCGTGCAAGGCCCGCCGCTCGCGGCGCTGAGAGCGCTCTACGCGCGGCCGGAGAACGCGCGGTACTTCACCGGCGCGGCCGAAGCGGTGGCGCGCGTGCTCGACCACGTCGGCGCGGACGCGTACCGCCGGGAGCTGCCCGGCGGCATCCCGCTGACCGCCTGGCTGCGTGGCGACACGCCGGACGCCGGCGCCATGGAACACTCCATCGTGGACGGCCTGTTCGCCCACATCTACCAACTCTGCCTGCTGCAACCGGCCGTGGGCCGCGCGGCCGGCGAACGGCCCGCGCCGGTGGCCGCCATCGGCCACAGCCTGGGCCTGATCGGCGCGATGGCCGCCGGGCTGGGAATGACCAGCCGCCGGGAGTACACGGCCTTCTGCCACGACCTGATCGCGATGACCGCGCTGACGCTGATCCGCTGCCACCAATCGGCGCCGCCGCGCACGGGCGCGGCCACCCCCATGGCGGCCGTGCTGGGCATGCCGACCGAGCGGGTGCGCGAGCTGGTGGCGGGGACCCCGGTACACCTGGCCCTCGCGAACTCCGACCGCTCGCACGTGCTGGCCGGGGACCCGGCCGACCTCGCCGAGCTGCGCACCCGGCACGCGCGGCGGCTGGCCGAGCCGGGGGTGCAGTGGACCTACCTGCGCAGCACCGCGCCGTTCCACACCCCGCTGCTGGAGCCGGCGGTGCGCGCGGCGCTGGAGGACCGGCACTTCATGACCTTCCCGCTCACCGGCGACCGGCTGGCCATACCGGTGTACGTCGCCGACTCGCCGGTCAACCTCCAGCACCGCGGCGACCTGCTGCCGGAGGTCATCGCCCACGGGGTGTGCCGCCCGCTGGACTGGCCGGGCACGGTCCGCGCCGCGATCGACGGCTGCCGGCCCGACCAGATCGTCGACTTCGGACCGGGCCCGTCGGCCCGGGTGTTCACCCGGGAGACCCTGCGCGGCAGCCACAACGGCCTGCGCTACCGCAGCATCCCCGCACCGACCGCGTGA
- a CDS encoding ACP S-malonyltransferase codes for MHCLVFPGQGVQRKGMGEELFDRYPEETAAASELLGYPVARLCRDDPDGRLADTRYAQPAVFLVNALSWMDLERAGRRYDYFAGHSLGEFNALVAAGVIDLMDGLALVRRRAELMAGITRGAMAAVVGMSSARVEATLHGAGLNLVHVANRNSDRQVTVAGDRPQLALAVKALRGPGVRVLPVSVSGPFHTPLMAPAGRAFAAVLREYEFRAGHTPVMSSVTAAEFTPDQAAQLLSRQIHRPVEWVRTVRALRAAGVDHFDEVNGTTLTALIAQISAQPTEEHA; via the coding sequence ATGCACTGTCTGGTCTTCCCCGGCCAGGGCGTACAGCGCAAGGGCATGGGGGAGGAACTGTTCGACCGCTATCCCGAGGAGACCGCGGCCGCGTCCGAACTGCTCGGCTATCCCGTGGCACGGCTGTGCCGCGACGACCCGGACGGCCGGCTCGCCGACACCCGCTACGCGCAACCCGCCGTCTTCCTCGTCAACGCGCTGTCCTGGATGGACCTCGAACGCGCGGGCCGGCGGTACGACTACTTCGCCGGGCACAGCCTGGGCGAGTTCAACGCACTGGTGGCCGCCGGCGTCATCGACCTGATGGACGGCCTGGCACTGGTCCGGCGCCGCGCCGAGCTGATGGCCGGCATCACCCGCGGCGCGATGGCCGCGGTGGTCGGGATGAGCTCGGCGCGGGTCGAGGCGACGCTGCACGGCGCCGGGCTCAACCTGGTGCACGTCGCCAACCGCAACAGCGACCGGCAGGTGACGGTGGCCGGGGACCGGCCGCAGCTGGCCCTCGCGGTGAAGGCGCTGCGCGGCCCGGGAGTCCGGGTGCTGCCGGTGTCCGTCAGCGGTCCCTTCCACACGCCGCTGATGGCCCCGGCCGGCCGGGCGTTCGCGGCGGTCCTGCGCGAGTACGAGTTCCGCGCCGGACACACGCCGGTGATGTCCAGCGTCACCGCCGCGGAGTTCACCCCGGACCAGGCGGCCCAGCTGCTCAGCAGGCAGATCCACCGCCCGGTGGAGTGGGTGCGCACCGTCCGGGCCCTGCGCGCCGCCGGCGTCGACCACTTCGACGAGGTCAACGGCACCACCCTCACCGCCCTCATCGCCCAGATCTCGGCACAGCCAACGGAGGAACACGCATGA